A window from Leishmania mexicana MHOM/GT/2001/U1103 complete genome, chromosome 33 encodes these proteins:
- a CDS encoding putative ascorbate-dependent peroxidase, giving the protein MFGTSRRAKGLFTGIAVGTVASGAMLVSCASARVEEPPFDIRALRSDIENMISDKLELGPSLIRLAWHEAGSYDCFKKDGSPNSASMRFKPECMYAGNKGLEIPRKALEPLKKKYPQISYADLWVLAAYVAIEYMGGPEIPFSWGRVDAKDGSVCGPDGRLPDASKMQGHVREVFTRLGFNDQEAVALIGAHTCGECHIKFSGYDGPWTHDKNGFDNSFFTQLLEEDWVLNPKIEKLQLMDRATTKLMMLPTDVSLLLDPSYRKYVELYAKDNDRFNADFAKAFKKLTELGTKNLHKAPASGS; this is encoded by the coding sequence ATGTTCGGCACCTCGCGGCGAGCGAAAGGCCTCTTTACCGGCATCGCTGTCGGCACCGTCGCGAGTGGTGCCATGCTTGTTtcgtgcgccagcgcacgcgtggAGGAACCACCGTTTGATATCAGGGCTCTCCGCAGCGACATTGAGAACATGATCTCTGACAAACTGGAACTGGGACCTTCGCTGATTCGCCTAGCATGGCACGAGGCCGGCTCGTACGACTGCTTCAAGAAGGACGGCTCTCCGAACTCAGCGTCGATGCGCTTCAAACCGGAGTGCATGTACGCGGGTAACAAAGGTCTCGAAATCCCTCGCAAGGCGCTGGAGCCTTTGAAGAAGAAGTACCCTCAAATATCTTACGCGGATTTGTGGGTGCTCGCCGCCTACGTGGCCATCGAGTACATGGGTGGTCCCGAGATTCCGTTTTCCTGGGGTCGGGTGGATGCCAAGGACGGCTCTGTGTGTGGACCTGATGGGCGCCTGCCGGACGCCTCAAAGATGCAAGGTCACGTACGCGAAGTGTTCACGCGCCTCGGGTTCAATGACcaggaggcagtggcgctcatcggcgcgcacacatgcggTGAATGCCACATCAAGTTCTCCGGCTACGATGGACCGTGGACGCACGACAAGAACGGTTTCGACAACTCTTTCTTTACCCAGCTTCTCGAGGAGGATTGGGTCTTGAATCCCAAGATTGAGAAGCTGCAGCTGATGGACCGCGCAACGACGAAGCTGATGATGCTTCCCACTGAcgtttccctcctcctcgatccCTCTTACCGCAAGTACGTGGAGCTGTACGCAAAGGACAACGACCGCTTCAACGCAGACTTTGCGAAGGCGTTCAAAAAGCTGACCGAGCTCGGCACCAAGAACCTTCACAAAGCACCCGCGTCGGGGAGCTAA